ttaattttgaaccaaaaaaattatttttctacgatataatttaattttcacttacATCAACaacacttttaatcaaaaatacaacagttaaatttctaatagaaaataacgagttttaaacaaaataattctatttttaatcaaagaaattaattttcaaccaaaaagatgatgagaaaaagacgagttttcaacgaaacagttgaattttcaacgaagattataaatcttcaaaccaAGCATGAAACACATCaattttccgctaaaaaaaattaattttcacgaataaaataataatttcaataaaatagttcagttttgaaaaagaggtttcaactaaaatgttgaatcagcaaacaaacaaaaaattgtgtaacGAATATTTCCACCATAAATCAGGTTCAACGAAAAAGGGTTTATTCTCcacaaaaatagacgaatttaatcaaaaaagacgaattttcaaacaaaacagttgaatcttcacccaaacagattaatttcttttaaacagttgtaattttaaaacaaaaaagatgtaatttttaccaaaatagatgaatttccaacaaaataataaaattaacttcttcagtttatcgaaaatcACCCTGAGCTTATCAGGTTTACCTAACATTCCCTGATTAGCTACAAATTCTGACTTTCTGGAAtagtgtcaaaaatttgaaaaaatagtttcaaaatagtgaaaaaaaaatttcaagtattaaacTTATGTgtaatccaaatttaaaattctgaaatgggaaaataactttatttttcaagGGAAATTTCCAgctttctaaaataatattttaaagatattaaaacaaaaaattcattatttatgtttgaaaagtttactcttaaattttttgttaagaaagtaTCTTCTttggtaaataaatttatttcttggttcaaacttaaattattctgttgaaaagtcaataatttggttaaaaagtcatactttatggttgaaaattgaatcctttttttttaattcgtctctggcccagaaattctataatttgattgagattttctttatttcttgactcaccatttttggttgaatctttttaatttaaaaattcatctctctgtaGAAATTCggtgtttttttggttaaaaacgtaactatctggttaaaaattgatctatttcggttgaaaattcatctgtgttgtagaaaatgcgaatttttggcttgaaaatttaactacttgatggcagattaaactatttgattgaaattgatgtattttcttgaaaatttgtctttttgatggaatatcaatttttggttgaaaatgtaaccgttttttatgtgaaaaattgtttttttttttaggtgaaaaattaaacttctttattgaatgtcgtactactttcttaaaagttcttttttttttgttggaaattacgtggtacaaaattaaactgttttgtagaaaatgaattgttttttaagtttgaaaagtctgaaataataatttgaggcCTGCGGGTTTCAAAACGAATGAAcagaacaagaaaattaatgagtcgagtaaaaataaaaaataaacattatagccataaaagtaaaatattaatgaaatgttAACACAatcaaatattaatcaaaattattaaaataatgcaatatacttgtgaaaaatggaaacgtagttaaaaattattactcaacCCTTGATAAAGCTACaagtataataaataattttataagaacctatgaaaatacgttttttaccttttattttttaaatttaatttcattaattacaaAATCATTCTGCCATAGGTTCAGGCTTGGATTCGGACACTTCTGAATCTCTACATTTTGCGTGTTGCAATTCCCTTCTTATCTCAGCTGTAATCGTGTGGTGAGATTGGTGCTTCAATAATTCCAACAACGATTCTTTTTGTTCCGAACTAATGTCACTTTTGTAACGCTGAACAAACGACAAAAATGCCTGGTGCCACAGAACCGGTAATTCACGTCGATCGTTCCTGAATCtgaatcagaaaattaattttattaaaactagTGAAACAATGTCAAATTTAAGAAATCAGGGTgaccgaaaaacttcattttaaacattccctgactttttcctaactaatttttcattttccctgaccattaaaatttaaagacccaaattctaatcttgtaatatttttaatatagaataccTTTCAAGTTGagtaaaacaattcaaaatttttgtttattattctcgcctaatttactgttaaaaagtgaacaatttaaatagaaaaagtaacCAAGagtgattaatttttatcacaaaaaataactaatgtgcattaataatgCGACTTAAAATAATTccagatgaattttaacaaattcagaattaattcaataagacttcaaaaaaattcaaaggaattgagaaaaacatttttaatccaaaagtttcCATTGATATCAGTAAAATTGATGTgagtttaaaggaattttagtgaaatgaaaacaatgcaaaataaaataaaaattcattgaattcagtaagtttagaaacattcaagggaattcaaaagaatttgatgaaatgcctaagaagatgtattaaacaaaaattcccaaaaatctattgattttagtgaatttagaagaaatcaagcgaattaaaaaaaaaatcaagagaaatccaaacagttctaaaaaaattaaaggaattcaggacaaataaaaaagaatttaggatGGATTCCATataagatttcaattaaattgcaaaaaatttaaatcttttcgaatccttgaaaatctacgaaatctacaactttttgtgaataaattctttgaaatatattaagatattttTCAATCATGCCAAATTCtatgcaagaattttttttaatctcttggaatttttaaaagttgaactactttctcgaaaattcatttctgtggttgaaaatttaacgagtttgttagaaatttgtttcatttttgattaaaatttatcattttttgtaggagattcatgtatttgattaaataattgtctttttttgcagaaaaaataatttttttggttgaaaaaaattctgttttaattgAGTATTCaagacttttgttgaaaattcttctttattggttaaattcaactgcttttattttatatgaaaatatatttttttgaaatattttctattacattttttgtagaaaattcatctttaggttggaaattaatatttttcgattgacaattcgtctgttttacagaaaattaatcttattggttaaaaatttctcatttttaatcaaaaaaatccatgtattttgttgaaaattcgtcttttttggtagaaaattaatccttttgtttgaaaatgttgaaaaactatctttttgaaaatttatgtgttttgttaaaaattcgcttttctggtaaaaaaaatctattttttgggttaaaaatacaactgcttggttaaagattattcTGTTTAAGAGAGGATTCAAGTCTTCtgttaagaattcgtattttttctttcaattaaactgtttgtgattttaatttaaaaccttttttagttgaagcttcatttattacaattttttggttaaaaattcacctttctaggttagaaattaattttttttaactaaaaatttatatttttggtcgaaaattactttttttaatgaaaatccatattgttcggttgaaaattcatctgttttgaagataattagttttttttctgaatgaaaattatatattttttaaatgaaaatttaacttccattttcggttaaaagatGATCTTTTCATCTTaagaaatcaaactatttggtagcgaatttaactaatttgtcaaaaatccatctttacgatggaaaattaattttttggattgaaaaattctcatttttagtagaaaattcatgtattctgttcgaaaatgttctttttggtagaaaattcatgcttttggttcaaaattagtatcttttttggacaaatacaactgtttttgattcttaattcaaaccttttttgattgaaagatcaactataacgatttttgctgaaaattcatctttttagttaaaaacttttttttttaaattaaaattatatatttttaaaatgaaaatgtaactaccatttttggttgaaagatgatCTTTTCATCTTaagaaatcaaactatttggttgccaatttatctaatttgtcaaaaatccatctttacgatggaaaattaatttttttgattgaaaaaatctcatttttagtagaaaattcatgtattctgttagaaattcttctttttttcgtaaaatacaactgttttttaattcttaattcaaaccttttatggttgaaatattaactattacatttttgttatgaatttatctttttttgctaaaaattaattttttgaactaaaaattgaactatttggttgaaaactaactcttttttaaattaatattttcaggttgaaaattcaactgctttgtagaaaagtagtttttttaacttctaatagttgtttgaaaatttatgtaatttttcgaaaaatgaactttattaaaataaatatcgtatttttggcttggaaattcaatactttgattgtaatttttttctttattgtctgaaaaatctgtattatataaaatgtcaactttggtagaaaattcgtcatttatatttttaaaatcatatttttggttaaaaatgtaacttttcaaataaacgtGAACctctttgattgaggattcaactgttttgttaaaaaatcacctcttttggtttaattaaactattttttatttaaaattaaaatcttttcttcgttaaaatatcaactacaacattttttatcgagaattcatcttttctggttgaactTCGTTGGCTTCGTTAAATCACAAAGAAACAGTCAGATTTTAGTTTAAATGACccctaaataaattcacaaaaaaaaatttgtttaacaaaaatacgTAAGATGGGGGTTGGGGGGGGGGCTGAAATTTAAGGCCACCCTAGAAGGAGAAACAAAAATGATTCATCAACCTGAGAAAGTGGAAAACGACCCCATCGACAACACGATACGGAAGAGCGTACTTTTTATCGATAATTATTCTCAAAAAGATACTGTTGGCTCCCGTGTAATCCATTTCCGCTATTTTTAAAAGAGCCGCCGATGAATGGAGTATCGGTATCGAACATCTCCCGATAACCGAACCCACAATAACAGCTTCTCTGAGAGTACAGGTTCCAGATTCCAACAAGGGCAGTAAAAATCCCTTCATGAACGCTCCAGGCTTATACAGTGCTTTCTTCACCGCATTATACAAGTGAggatttaatcttttgaattctgcCAAATCGTCCCTGATACGGGGCAATAAAATTAGATTATAGAACCTCTGAGCCATTCTGTCCTTAAGATTCGAAGCAAAGATTTTCGTAGCTTCGAACATTGCTGCAGCAGACCATTTCGGTGGATCCAGGATGTACAGAATCTGTTCCCAGTTTCGCTTGTTGGCTATGCTTTTAAATGCATGAGGAAGATGCCCTCGACGATATTTTGGCAGAATGTCTCGTATTTGCTCATAAATGGCCTTTTCTCTAGGATCCAGATCTTGTAATTGAAGGGAGCCTACATCAGAGAATTGTGTGTCTATTTCAGTCTTCTTTTCTGTGAGTTTTTCCATTATTATGTCGGCGAGAGTCCTCGCTGGGGCTCGATCTCTAGCCATAAACATCTCAAGAGCTTTTTCGTCCTCTTTGTTAATTTGAATGTCTTCGTAGTAACCCTTCTCTTGGATCTCATCATCGCTGAATTCGAGATCGGAATCACTGAGAGTTTCTCCCAGCTTTGTGATTCGTTTTTTCGTATTTTCAGAGTTTTTACCGGGACAGAGCTCTTCTTCGATTTCCAGTTGTTGTCGCCTCGCTTGCGAGAGGATTTTTTGCGATAGGGCTGCATCTAcgtactgaaaattaaaaaaaaaacactgtcatgaaaaaacgtaaaatagttaaTACCTTTCACGACTGGCTTCGATTAAGTTCAAGCCAAAAGTACTTGCACATTCAGTTTCtctttgaacaattaaaaatctcatttttgtcgaaaaaaacgTATGATATAAATAGTAGTGCATAGTTCAAAATTGGTTCCCTtcctcaaatatataaaattatacccTTGTCagatttttatcagattttctaCCCAAATCCTGGAAAACAATTCCCTGGCAAATTCAGGTTTTTTCTTGTTAGATCAAATTTTCTACTTGtacaaagtattttttatagaacggaaccattaaaatatttcgcatttttgaaaataatcgacTCCAAATATGTATAGACTTTCGTaagtttgttataaataatgttcttttaaCTTTCTAGGAAttcgattaatatttttaattttgatagctTTGACAAATTATgctacaagatattcttaaacaTGTTAGCACGatcgattaaagaaatagtattaaaaacataatggaccactttttgaatttgagcaattccatgtcaaatcatctaaaaaatttcaactattgttattaattttgatgCAAATTCTAGTATCCTTTCTTTAAGGCGTTGAAAGAAAACCccttaaacaattttagaaaaaatcaaaaaactttgtggagatactcaaaattgaaaattttagtcattttttttcttaaactttcacaTCTTTAGTAATTTTAATCATATTAAGGTCTATTTTTGTCATTATCCGTGATAGGAcgcagttaaaaaatatatattttttttaacaaaaaaattttaaaaacttcttggatttttcaaaaattaatatttaaacggAATTTATGAAAACCTCCACTTtgagttttctttattttttatatagataGCTTACAATGTCCTTTACAAGcccttaaaatatcaaaaatgcgATCTCCCTTagctttagaaaaataattaaaaccataGATACGCCAAAACGATTACATTTACAGGGCTTGTAGAAGACATTGTAAGCTATCTACatgaaaaaatgacgaaatttaaaGGTGgggttttttcagaaattcattttcaaaataagtttttgaaaaattcagtaagtttttaacattttcaattttaaatatctcctgagttttgtattttttcaaaagttatttggGGGTTTTTCTTTTAACACCTGAGAGCACGGATaatcgaattttaataaaaatgactaacaatagctgaaattctgcagatgatttgacatggaatttCTAATTTGTCTctaaaatccatgaatttgaattataatttaaagaaatgtttattttatcttcttatacttcAAATTCGGTATACATTTAGTTACATTCAAAGTGGGAACTATAATAGAACgaatttaaaccgcttcaaatagctacattttcaaataaaaatattcgattttcaacaaaatagatgaattttcaaccaaaatgttagctttctaccgaaaaagacgattttaaaacaaaatatatgaattatcaaccaaatagttgaattttgaactaaagaagatctatttacaatcacaaaaaagtacattttaaccaaattgatgatttttaaactaaaattatgaatatttaaatggaatacttggatttttatccaaaaagatacattttcaaacgagaaga
This DNA window, taken from Belonocnema kinseyi isolate 2016_QV_RU_SX_M_011 chromosome 9, B_treatae_v1, whole genome shotgun sequence, encodes the following:
- the LOC117179289 gene encoding bystin — translated: MGKAKKIKVSKGQRCQLGLADEIEQDKTAKMKNRKKVRIRTDGDEEYVDAALSQKILSQARRQQLEIEEELCPGKNSENTKKRITKLGETLSDSDLEFSDDEIQEKGYYEDIQINKEDEKALEMFMARDRAPARTLADIIMEKLTEKKTEIDTQFSDVGSLQLQDLDPREKAIYEQIRDILPKYRRGHLPHAFKSIANKRNWEQILYILDPPKWSAAAMFEATKIFASNLKDRMAQRFYNLILLPRIRDDLAEFKRLNPHLYNAVKKALYKPGAFMKGFLLPLLESGTCTLREAVIVGSVIGRCSIPILHSSAALLKIAEMDYTGANSIFLRIIIDKKYALPYRVVDGVVFHFLRFRNDRRELPVLWHQAFLSFVQRYKSDISSEQKESLLELLKHQSHHTITAEIRRELQHAKCRDSEVSESKPEPMAE